DNA from Asanoa sp. WMMD1127:
CCCGAGGCCGCGGGCGACCTCGGCGGCCGCGTCGACCGTCGACGTCGCGTCCGGGACCGCACCGACGGCCACCACCACGGGCGCCCCGGCCGACAACGCGCCGACCGGCTCGAGCGCGGGCGCCGGCGTGGCCAGGCTCCGCTCGGCCTCGCCGAGCAGCCGGTGGCCGGTCGCCAGCACCGCGATCGCCAGCACGAACGTCACGCCGCCCAGGTAGAACGGGACAGACAGTGACCACGCGTCGGCCAGCTTGCCCGCCACGAACGGGGCGAGGCCGCCGCCGATGAAGCGCACGAAGCCGTACGCCGACGACGCGACCGGGCGCTCGACCGGCGAGACCAGCATGACCGCCTGGGTGGTCAGCGTGTTGTTGATGCCGATGAACGCGCCGCTGACGATCACGGCGACGATCACCACGGTCGGCGTGGCGACCCCGAAGCCGATGACGGCCATCACCACGCCGAGCGCGGCCAGGTTCACGTACAACACCGGGGCCGTGCCGAAGCGGGCCTGCAGCCGGGGCGCGAAGACCACGCTGAACAGGGCGACCAGCAGCCCCCACCCGGTGAAGACCAGGCCGAGCTTGTGCGCGTCGAGCTCCATGGGATAGGGCGCGTAGCCCAGCATCGTGAAGAAGCCCCAGTTGTAGAGCAGCGCGGTGAGGCCCATCACCAGCAACCCGCGGTGGCGCAACGCCTTGAGGGGAGCGGCGACCGACGTCGGCGCGGCGGGCTTCGGCAGCGACGGCACGAACGCCAGCGTCGCGACCAGCGCGATGAACATCAGCGCCGAGACGCCGAAGAACGGGCCCTTCCAGCTGATGCTGCCGAGCTCCCCACCGAGCAGCGGGCCGACCGCGATGCCCAGGCCCAGCGCCGTCTCGTAGAGGATGATCGCGCCCGCGAAGCCGCCGCTGGCGG
Protein-coding regions in this window:
- a CDS encoding MFS transporter; its protein translation is MSAPRTRTNPFRQPRAVWAVAFACVVSFMGIGLVDPILPALADDLHATPSQVSLLFTSYLVVTAVAMLLVGAVSSRIGAKRTLVVGLAVIVVFAALAGTSDSIGGIVGFRAGWGLGNALFIATSLAVIVASASGGFAGAIILYETALGLGIAVGPLLGGELGSISWKGPFFGVSALMFIALVATLAFVPSLPKPAAPTSVAAPLKALRHRGLLVMGLTALLYNWGFFTMLGYAPYPMELDAHKLGLVFTGWGLLVALFSVVFAPRLQARFGTAPVLYVNLAALGVVMAVIGFGVATPTVVIVAVIVSGAFIGINNTLTTQAVMLVSPVERPVASSAYGFVRFIGGGLAPFVAGKLADAWSLSVPFYLGGVTFVLAIAVLATGHRLLGEAERSLATPAPALEPVGALSAGAPVVVAVGAVPDATSTVDAAAEVARGLGAPLEVVHVRETVVVEELAIDPESEESARSALAAHLDRLGSLGIAASGQLLHSVGDHAAAARVLAAHASEVDARAVALGPSPRGPLAQFADGSFTAALTAAATTRVLLLRPDVDPQELTPAALAALRA